The following proteins are encoded in a genomic region of Burkholderia stabilis:
- the istA gene encoding IS21-like element ISRme20 family transposase: MLTREVIVEIRVLARQGLGIREISRELGLSRNTVRKYLRSCAEQDRAPRSGRTQKLDPFKTYLHDRVRAAHPAWLPATALLIEIRAMGYDGGLTRLRVYLRSLKSIKAPEPLVRFETDPGQQMQVDWIVLRRGKLPLSAFVATLGYSRASYVEFVTDERLPTLLGCHERAFDFFGGVPREVLYDNVKTVVIGRDAYGPGLHRYQPAFLDFAKHHGFVPRLCKPYRAKTKGKVERFNGYLRRSFYNPLASRLAQDRLSLDATTANAEVVRWLRDVANVRIHGTTGQSPLERLLLEQPKLQQLPEPWRANLPSASVPTMPPPSRFDDTPLQHQLSVYQALLTEAR; the protein is encoded by the coding sequence GTGCTTACAAGGGAGGTAATCGTGGAAATACGTGTGTTGGCCCGCCAAGGATTAGGAATCCGGGAGATCTCGCGGGAACTGGGGTTGTCGAGGAACACCGTGCGCAAATACTTACGCAGTTGTGCTGAGCAGGATCGTGCGCCGCGATCGGGGCGCACGCAGAAGCTCGATCCGTTCAAAACCTATCTGCATGACCGGGTTCGCGCAGCGCATCCGGCCTGGCTGCCGGCGACCGCGCTGCTGATCGAGATTCGCGCGATGGGTTATGACGGAGGCCTGACGCGGCTGCGGGTCTATCTGCGGTCGCTGAAGTCGATCAAGGCGCCGGAGCCACTGGTACGTTTCGAAACCGATCCGGGGCAGCAGATGCAGGTCGACTGGATCGTGTTGCGACGTGGCAAGCTGCCGCTGTCGGCATTCGTTGCGACGCTCGGTTACAGTCGGGCGAGTTACGTCGAGTTCGTGACCGACGAACGATTGCCGACGCTGCTGGGATGCCATGAGCGCGCGTTCGACTTCTTCGGTGGGGTTCCTCGCGAGGTCCTGTACGACAACGTCAAGACGGTGGTGATTGGCCGAGACGCCTATGGTCCCGGACTGCATCGCTATCAACCGGCCTTCCTCGACTTTGCGAAGCACCACGGCTTCGTGCCGCGCCTGTGCAAGCCCTACCGAGCGAAGACCAAGGGGAAGGTTGAGCGCTTCAACGGATACCTGCGCCGCAGCTTCTACAATCCGCTGGCAAGCCGGCTCGCTCAGGATCGCCTCTCGCTTGACGCGACCACGGCGAACGCCGAGGTCGTGCGCTGGCTGAGAGATGTCGCCAATGTGCGCATCCACGGCACGACTGGACAGTCGCCGCTCGAGCGTCTCCTGCTTGAGCAACCGAAGCTGCAGCAGTTGCCGGAGCCGTGGCGCGCGAACCTGCCGTCAGCTTCCGTGCCGACGATGCCACCGCCGTCGCGGTTCGATGATACGCCGCTGCAGCATCAGCTGTCAGTGTATCAAGCCCTGCTGACGGAGGCACGTTGA
- a CDS encoding AAA family ATPase: MPSMGNRFDYYSAALGEHIATTNSADTPAPEKEKPKESSNPAFTSLAEKQEQRYEKLKVRAGDRSIVKTATLLAKHVGEATQDVAATAISAGAIGYASSVLVNGEKSDTKGHIAQAATASLTMATATLVRASVSAVVNGSKLDELSAQHETFKKVKRATTPEYLAPYPKDIKEDVKALDLRVERDIKAGNSNALWFKKQIDHRENVLLARPLNAIDLTCGRDAGSLRSMMNQVADLCKHTEDPEAFKTLAMRIIMNSVSEKPTRVQAVFHGPGGVGKTWLIEQLVKIIKGRLIYLRMEDSRHESSVKKMLGSRWSVEYYPPDAQDKDVIGELPLEMIKAGCTNPIIFIDELKINSETIGDLNVLLDPLKKELKIGGYNSSLDWSRATILIGTNDAIKNEPLQTRLLMMHFSKASDEVKRLVVMDRVKVDAEVFRHLLSGNDMKRLISTMETRCDELIAIDNEKFPGARYIQSAASHTVNFVAEGLLTNEPRKAHEISDFMRRRYEHFAEFEPNRTNYDSGRD, translated from the coding sequence ATGCCGTCCATGGGAAACAGATTTGACTATTACAGTGCCGCACTCGGTGAGCATATCGCCACCACAAATTCGGCAGACACCCCTGCGCCCGAGAAGGAAAAACCAAAGGAATCTTCAAATCCGGCATTCACTTCATTAGCGGAGAAACAAGAACAACGGTACGAGAAATTGAAAGTTCGTGCCGGCGATCGATCGATCGTCAAAACGGCAACTTTGCTCGCAAAACATGTTGGCGAAGCCACGCAGGATGTAGCCGCGACGGCAATCAGTGCTGGCGCGATCGGATATGCAAGTTCGGTGCTGGTCAATGGCGAAAAATCGGATACGAAAGGCCATATCGCACAAGCTGCAACGGCATCGCTGACGATGGCTACGGCGACGCTCGTCAGGGCGTCTGTCAGTGCAGTTGTGAACGGCTCGAAGCTGGATGAGCTATCGGCACAGCATGAAACTTTCAAGAAAGTGAAGCGGGCGACTACCCCCGAGTATCTCGCGCCTTACCCGAAAGATATCAAGGAAGACGTCAAGGCGCTGGACCTGCGCGTCGAGCGGGACATCAAGGCTGGAAATTCCAATGCCCTCTGGTTCAAGAAGCAAATCGATCATCGTGAAAATGTGCTGCTTGCACGTCCATTAAATGCCATTGACTTGACGTGCGGTCGCGATGCCGGAAGTTTGCGGAGCATGATGAATCAGGTGGCGGATCTATGCAAACACACGGAAGATCCTGAAGCATTCAAAACACTGGCGATGCGAATTATCATGAATTCCGTTTCGGAGAAGCCGACCCGGGTTCAGGCAGTTTTCCACGGACCCGGTGGCGTAGGAAAAACATGGTTGATCGAGCAACTCGTCAAGATCATAAAAGGACGACTCATTTACTTGAGAATGGAGGATAGCCGTCATGAAAGTAGCGTAAAAAAAATGTTGGGGTCACGCTGGTCCGTCGAGTACTACCCGCCTGACGCACAAGACAAAGACGTCATCGGAGAATTGCCGCTCGAAATGATCAAGGCCGGCTGCACCAATCCAATCATATTTATCGACGAACTAAAGATAAACAGTGAAACGATTGGCGACCTCAATGTACTTCTGGATCCACTCAAAAAGGAACTGAAAATAGGCGGCTACAACTCCAGCCTGGACTGGAGCCGCGCAACCATCCTGATCGGCACCAACGACGCCATCAAAAACGAGCCGCTTCAGACCCGGCTCCTGATGATGCATTTCTCGAAGGCAAGCGACGAAGTAAAGCGTCTTGTCGTCATGGACAGGGTGAAAGTAGACGCGGAAGTTTTCCGTCATCTGCTGAGCGGGAACGACATGAAACGACTCATCAGCACCATGGAAACCCGGTGCGATGAATTGATTGCCATCGACAACGAAAAATTTCCCGGGGCTCGATACATTCAGTCTGCCGCGTCTCATACGGTTAACTTCGTCGCTGAAGGCCTGTTGACGAATGAACCTCGCAAGGCTCATGAAATATCCGATTTCATGAGAAGGCGTTATGAACATTTCGCGGAATTCGAACCCAACCGCACGAACTACGATAGCGGCCGTGATTGA
- the istB gene encoding IS21-like element ISBmu1 family helper ATPase IstB — protein sequence MNPSPELNSILKQLRLSGILDSLEQRNRQAIDGQLAYTEFLAMLLHDEVARREHKKLGTRLLRAGFAMGKTLETFDFDRLPTLNRSHVHDLATGRYLDEKVAILIAGPTGTGKSHLAQALGHCAARQGRDVLFISQTELLKRLNAARATGAYDRKFQQYARVPLLIVDDFALKPLRTPQDEDFHDLVAARYEHAATILTSNLDFGEWGAAFPDNRILGTATLDRLRHGAYRLVLEGDSYRTPKPMPDPPQNAVAKNGKKPQP from the coding sequence ATGAACCCGAGTCCCGAATTGAATTCCATCCTCAAACAGCTGCGCCTGTCCGGCATCCTCGACTCGCTTGAGCAGCGCAACCGTCAGGCGATCGACGGGCAGCTCGCCTATACCGAGTTCCTTGCCATGCTGCTGCACGACGAGGTTGCCCGTCGCGAACACAAGAAGCTCGGCACCCGTCTGCTGCGCGCCGGCTTCGCGATGGGCAAGACGCTCGAGACGTTCGACTTCGACCGGCTGCCTACGTTGAACCGCTCACACGTTCATGATCTCGCGACAGGCCGGTATCTCGACGAGAAGGTCGCGATCCTGATCGCCGGTCCAACCGGCACCGGCAAAAGCCACTTGGCCCAGGCGCTGGGCCACTGCGCCGCCCGCCAAGGCCGCGATGTGCTGTTCATCTCGCAGACCGAGCTGCTCAAGCGATTGAACGCCGCGCGCGCCACCGGCGCCTATGACCGCAAGTTCCAGCAGTACGCCCGGGTGCCGCTGCTGATCGTCGATGACTTCGCGCTCAAACCGCTACGTACCCCGCAGGACGAGGACTTCCACGATCTCGTCGCGGCCCGCTACGAGCACGCGGCGACCATCCTGACGTCGAATCTCGACTTCGGTGAATGGGGCGCCGCGTTCCCCGACAACCGCATCCTCGGCACCGCCACACTCGACCGACTACGCCACGGCGCCTACCGGCTCGTCCTCGAGGGCGACAGTTACCGCACCCCGAAACCGATGCCAGATCCCCCTCAAAATGCAGTTGCCAAAAACGGCAAAAAACCGCAACCTTGA
- the istB gene encoding IS21-like element ISRme20 family helper ATPase IstB has product MDIQHERILEACRQLRIDTMGEQYSMLAARAAANQLTFADFFEALLKSAMDAKHTRTKSMLLRTAGFPVLKTLEEFDFTFAHGVAKKSVLELSSMAFVERAENIVLLGPSGLGKTHLAIALGYIATQMGIKTRFISAADLVIALAAASRQDRLADFLKRNIMNPRLLIIDEVGYLPLGRDDANLFFQVIAKRYEKGSVIVTSNLPFGQWDQTFAGDQTLTAALLDRLLHHSHVLQIKGESYRLKDKRKAGVIRSRASESAEQQLEMHA; this is encoded by the coding sequence ATGGACATCCAGCACGAACGTATCCTCGAAGCCTGTCGACAACTGCGGATCGACACGATGGGCGAGCAGTACAGCATGTTGGCAGCTCGCGCGGCAGCGAACCAACTCACGTTTGCCGACTTCTTCGAGGCGCTGTTGAAATCTGCGATGGACGCGAAGCACACGCGGACCAAATCCATGTTGCTGCGCACGGCCGGCTTCCCTGTGCTGAAGACGCTGGAGGAGTTCGACTTTACGTTTGCTCACGGCGTTGCCAAGAAATCGGTGCTGGAGCTGTCGTCGATGGCCTTCGTCGAGCGCGCCGAGAACATCGTGTTGCTCGGGCCGAGCGGCCTTGGCAAAACGCATCTGGCGATCGCACTCGGTTACATCGCAACGCAGATGGGGATCAAGACGCGCTTCATCTCTGCGGCGGATCTCGTCATTGCCTTGGCCGCCGCTTCCCGGCAGGATCGATTGGCCGACTTCCTGAAGCGCAACATCATGAACCCACGGCTGTTGATCATTGATGAGGTCGGCTATCTGCCGCTCGGCCGGGACGATGCCAATCTGTTCTTCCAGGTGATCGCCAAGCGGTATGAAAAGGGTTCCGTGATCGTAACGAGCAACTTGCCGTTCGGGCAATGGGACCAGACGTTCGCCGGAGATCAGACGCTCACGGCCGCGTTGCTCGACCGCCTCCTGCATCACAGCCATGTTCTACAGATCAAAGGCGAAAGCTACCGACTGAAGGACAAGCGAAAAGCCGGCGTGATCCGATCCCGTGCATCCGAAAGTGCTGAACAGCAACTGGAGATGCACGCGTAA
- a CDS encoding spinster family MFS transporter — protein MNEVPPVGGLDDALAGRSSSRVVHDSLRSWYILVIITLAYSLAYIDRQLLNLLVDPIRHSLAISDTQLSLVQGIAFISAYLIASPLFGRLVDVTNRRNILLVGICLWCIFTALCGKATTFQGLFLARFGVGASEACVFPIALSMIADCFSAKQMPRAMSVFILGPMLGGGLSLVAGGLVISFARDVHQQFPMLAGFETWQLAFVLIGLPGMLFALLVWLTVREPMRSKVVSGSADDRQFSTRDSLAFLWARRGFYARIMLGVGMLAIVVLGMPAWMPTYLIRSHGMPAALVGFRFGALVVSCGIAGALVGPWIVRRFERRGYEDAPLRTAAFAMIPMLLCCASIPFAPGATGTLIAAGGTVFFFTLPTGCMAAALQLVAPSRMRGTVGALYSFFAQLIGFGLGPTLIALFTDRVFGNPKMVGDSIGIVCTIAAALAAWLLFGSLPHYRRLLAEERGAQVG, from the coding sequence ATGAATGAAGTTCCGCCCGTCGGCGGCCTGGACGACGCGCTAGCGGGACGATCCTCGTCGAGGGTCGTCCACGACAGCCTGCGGTCGTGGTACATCCTGGTCATCATCACGCTGGCGTATTCGCTCGCGTATATCGACCGCCAGCTTCTCAACCTGCTCGTCGACCCGATCCGGCATTCGCTCGCCATTTCCGACACGCAACTCAGCCTGGTTCAGGGCATCGCGTTCATTTCCGCCTACCTGATCGCATCGCCCCTCTTCGGCCGGCTCGTCGACGTGACCAACCGGCGCAACATCCTGCTGGTCGGGATTTGCCTGTGGTGCATCTTCACGGCCCTGTGCGGCAAGGCCACGACGTTCCAGGGGCTGTTCCTCGCGCGCTTCGGCGTCGGGGCCAGCGAAGCGTGCGTGTTTCCGATCGCGCTGTCGATGATCGCCGACTGCTTTTCGGCGAAGCAGATGCCGCGCGCGATGAGCGTGTTCATTCTCGGCCCGATGCTCGGCGGCGGGCTCTCGCTCGTCGCTGGCGGGCTCGTCATCTCGTTCGCCCGCGACGTTCATCAGCAGTTCCCGATGCTCGCCGGGTTCGAGACCTGGCAGCTCGCATTCGTGCTGATCGGGTTGCCGGGCATGCTGTTCGCACTGCTGGTATGGCTGACGGTGCGCGAACCGATGCGCAGCAAGGTGGTCAGCGGGAGCGCGGACGACCGTCAGTTCTCGACCCGGGATTCGCTTGCATTCCTGTGGGCGCGACGCGGGTTCTATGCGCGCATCATGCTCGGCGTCGGCATGCTCGCCATCGTCGTGCTCGGCATGCCCGCATGGATGCCGACCTACCTGATCCGTTCGCACGGGATGCCCGCGGCGCTCGTCGGGTTTCGCTTCGGTGCGCTGGTGGTCAGTTGCGGGATTGCAGGCGCGCTGGTGGGCCCCTGGATCGTGCGCCGGTTCGAACGGCGCGGCTACGAGGACGCACCGTTGCGCACGGCCGCGTTCGCGATGATCCCGATGCTGCTGTGCTGTGCGAGCATCCCGTTTGCGCCCGGCGCGACGGGTACGCTGATCGCGGCCGGCGGCACCGTGTTTTTCTTCACGTTGCCGACCGGGTGCATGGCCGCGGCGCTGCAACTCGTGGCGCCCAGCCGTATGCGCGGCACCGTCGGCGCGCTCTATTCGTTCTTCGCGCAGTTGATCGGTTTCGGGCTCGGCCCGACGCTGATTGCGCTCTTCACCGATCGCGTGTTCGGCAATCCGAAGATGGTCGGCGATTCGATCGGCATTGTCTGCACGATCGCAGCCGCGCTTGCCGCGTGGTTGTTGTTCGGTTCGCTGCCGCATTATCGGCGGTTGCTGGCGGAGGAGCGTGGCGCGCAGGTGGGTTGA
- the istA gene encoding IS21 family transposase codes for MFEYRQVLVRMRQGDSDRDIARGGLMGRKKLTTVRREAEARSWLDPVQPLPDDATIAGVFGRTPHLPHTCVSTVEPYREQVREWLAAGVQGTTIHAALQRNHGYAGSYCAVKRMLRHLAAERSVATTTILDFAPADAAQVDFGAGPVLTVEGIAVRTWIFVMTLCWSRHQYAEIVLDQTVETWLASHRRAFEWFGGCPDRVIIDNAKCAIIRACRYEPAVQRSYAALAEGYGFRIDACPPHDPQKKGVVESGVKYVKKSFVPLREFRDLADANRQLREWVMQQAGTRIHGTVHERPLTRFGVERPLLAALPDVPPVLSVWKEVAVHRDGHVVYKHALYSAPFTLVGKSLWLKATDTVIQLFHRHELVATHPRQRAGGRHTVRDHQPPEAQAWLEHDPQWCLARAKEIGPSCHGVILALFNDKVLVNLRGAQGIIRLRQKVGDQRLEAACERALAFSSAKYSTIKGILDKGLDSEPVPRPASAPTGAYQNGGRFGRDLQSLLIH; via the coding sequence TTGTTTGAATACCGCCAAGTCCTTGTCCGCATGCGGCAAGGCGATTCTGACCGCGACATCGCGCGCGGCGGTTTGATGGGGCGCAAGAAGCTGACGACCGTGCGCCGCGAGGCTGAAGCGCGTAGTTGGCTGGATCCGGTGCAGCCGCTGCCGGACGACGCTACGATCGCGGGTGTCTTCGGGCGCACGCCGCACCTGCCGCACACCTGTGTGTCGACGGTTGAGCCATATCGCGAACAGGTCCGCGAATGGCTTGCCGCCGGCGTTCAGGGCACCACGATCCATGCCGCCCTTCAACGCAATCATGGCTACGCCGGCAGCTATTGTGCCGTGAAGCGCATGCTGCGCCATCTGGCTGCCGAGCGCAGCGTGGCCACCACAACGATCCTCGACTTCGCACCGGCCGACGCCGCGCAGGTCGACTTCGGCGCGGGACCCGTGCTGACGGTCGAGGGCATTGCGGTCCGGACGTGGATCTTCGTGATGACGTTGTGCTGGTCGCGCCACCAGTATGCCGAGATCGTGCTGGACCAGACCGTCGAGACGTGGCTCGCCAGCCACCGGCGCGCCTTCGAATGGTTCGGCGGCTGTCCCGACCGGGTCATCATCGATAACGCGAAGTGCGCGATCATCCGGGCGTGTCGATACGAGCCGGCGGTGCAACGCTCGTACGCCGCGCTTGCCGAGGGATATGGATTCCGGATCGACGCCTGTCCGCCGCACGATCCCCAGAAGAAGGGCGTCGTCGAATCGGGCGTCAAATACGTCAAGAAGTCCTTCGTGCCGCTGCGCGAGTTCCGGGATCTGGCCGACGCCAACCGGCAACTGCGCGAATGGGTGATGCAGCAGGCCGGCACTCGTATCCACGGCACCGTCCACGAACGGCCGCTGACGCGCTTCGGCGTCGAGCGCCCGTTGCTCGCTGCATTGCCGGACGTGCCGCCGGTACTGTCGGTCTGGAAGGAGGTGGCGGTCCATCGCGACGGCCACGTCGTCTACAAGCACGCGCTGTACTCTGCACCGTTCACGCTCGTCGGCAAGTCGCTCTGGCTGAAGGCGACCGATACGGTCATCCAGCTGTTCCATCGGCATGAACTCGTCGCAACCCATCCGCGGCAGCGGGCCGGCGGTCGCCACACGGTGCGAGATCACCAGCCGCCCGAAGCGCAGGCCTGGCTCGAGCACGATCCGCAGTGGTGTCTGGCGCGCGCGAAGGAGATCGGGCCGTCGTGCCACGGCGTGATCCTCGCGCTGTTCAACGACAAGGTGCTCGTCAACCTGCGCGGCGCGCAGGGGATCATCCGGCTGCGACAGAAAGTCGGCGATCAGAGGCTGGAAGCAGCCTGCGAGCGTGCGCTCGCGTTCAGCAGCGCGAAGTACAGCACCATCAAGGGCATCCTCGACAAAGGCCTGGACAGCGAACCGGTGCCGCGTCCCGCGTCGGCCCCGACTGGCGCTTACCAGAACGGCGGCCGCTTCGGCCGTGATCTCCAATCCCTGCTGATCCACTGA